The proteins below come from a single Treponema phagedenis genomic window:
- a CDS encoding ABC transporter ATP-binding protein: MSVISLQDVVKTFTLGEIEVHALRGVSFEVPEAGFVSILGPSGSGKTTCMNMIGCLDRPTSGAIFVDGENTAEMKDSDLAYLRNKTIGFVFQQYFLLPGLTILENVMLPLRYQGVPYAERKRLAAEELDRVGLSDRLQHRPNELSGGQKQRVAIARALVTRPKIILADEPTGALDTETGLSVLDLFVDINKKGTAIVIVTHNLEIGAMAPRSIHLKDGLITEDVLNPHEGQIQGV; the protein is encoded by the coding sequence ATGAGTGTTATATCTTTACAAGATGTTGTAAAAACTTTTACCTTGGGCGAGATTGAGGTACATGCGTTACGCGGCGTTTCATTTGAAGTTCCCGAAGCGGGCTTTGTTTCGATACTTGGCCCCTCTGGTTCGGGGAAAACAACCTGCATGAATATGATCGGCTGCCTTGACCGCCCGACTTCAGGAGCGATTTTTGTTGACGGTGAAAACACGGCGGAAATGAAGGACAGCGATTTGGCATACTTGCGCAATAAAACCATCGGCTTTGTTTTTCAGCAGTATTTTCTATTGCCCGGGCTCACCATTTTAGAAAATGTAATGCTTCCCTTACGGTATCAGGGAGTACCCTATGCCGAGCGCAAGCGTTTGGCAGCGGAAGAGCTTGATCGAGTGGGTTTGAGCGACAGATTGCAGCACCGTCCGAATGAACTTTCGGGTGGGCAAAAACAGCGTGTTGCCATTGCCCGTGCTCTTGTTACACGCCCTAAAATTATTTTAGCCGATGAGCCTACCGGCGCCCTTGATACCGAAACGGGCTTATCTGTACTTGATCTCTTTGTTGATATTAATAAAAAAGGAACCGCCATTGTTATTGTTACGCATAACCTTGAAATCGGCGCAATGGCTCCCCGTTCAATTCATTTAAAAGACGGACTTATTACCGAAGATGTACTAAATCCGCACGAGGGACAGATACAAGGTGTTTGA
- the frr gene encoding ribosome recycling factor: MNDIHTSYEEKMKKSIAALKDDFNTLRTGRASASLFEKIRVECYGELSPLNQVASISIPEARLVVIQPWDKSLLPNIEKAILKSELSLNPSNDGKIIRIAIPPLTEDRRKELAKQAKNIAEQSRIAIRNIRRDGIEEAKKLQKEGSLSEDDLKTAEEKFQKATDAHISEINTILAEKEKEILDD, encoded by the coding sequence ATGAACGATATTCATACAAGTTATGAAGAAAAAATGAAAAAATCTATTGCCGCTTTAAAGGATGATTTTAACACGTTGCGGACAGGACGTGCATCCGCCTCTCTTTTTGAAAAAATCAGAGTTGAATGCTATGGAGAATTAAGCCCCTTAAATCAGGTGGCAAGTATTTCTATTCCGGAAGCACGACTGGTTGTTATCCAGCCATGGGATAAATCTTTGCTTCCGAATATTGAGAAAGCAATCTTAAAATCAGAACTTTCGCTTAATCCTTCAAATGACGGAAAAATTATCAGAATTGCAATTCCGCCGCTTACCGAAGATCGAAGAAAGGAACTTGCAAAACAAGCGAAAAATATTGCAGAACAAAGCAGAATCGCTATTAGAAACATCCGACGGGACGGCATTGAAGAAGCAAAAAAATTGCAAAAAGAAGGTTCTTTAAGTGAAGATGATTTAAAAACTGCGGAAGAAAAGTTTCAAAAAGCAACCGATGCGCACATATCGGAAATCAATACGATCTTAGCGGAAAAAGAAAAGGAAATTCTGGACGATTGA
- the dxr gene encoding 1-deoxy-D-xylulose-5-phosphate reductoisomerase, producing the protein MRKKVIVLGCAGSIGTSTIDIIRHFPDLFELAGVSVHRNIQYLELLKKEFDLKSWAITFKDTEEEGREQLRKMLESTEADIVVNGISGAAGLFASVEAIKTHRKLALANKESIVMAGALLQKLAEKEKTKIIPVDSEHSALYQLIQAHGKQIVDRLIITASGGPFRTRTKEELKNITLEDALKHPTWNMGTKITIDSASLANKALEVIEAVNLFSMPADRITVTVHPESIVHSLIQTISGEIYAQLSPPNMRNPIFNALSDPQAAPQYLQPLDFTKTFALHFEPPRLKDFPMLELGFEAAKKMAAYPIAFNAANEEAVAAFIKGAISFIDISYITEKVLSDDWSAIPADFQTVMQADAKARSRAQKILQNIQR; encoded by the coding sequence ATGAGAAAAAAAGTTATTGTACTTGGTTGCGCCGGCTCTATCGGAACTTCAACAATTGACATTATTCGACACTTTCCGGATCTTTTTGAACTTGCAGGAGTGTCGGTTCACCGTAATATACAATATCTTGAATTACTGAAAAAAGAATTTGATTTAAAAAGCTGGGCAATAACATTCAAAGATACCGAAGAAGAAGGCAGAGAACAGCTGCGTAAAATGCTTGAGTCCACCGAAGCTGATATTGTTGTAAACGGCATTTCGGGGGCGGCGGGGCTTTTTGCCTCGGTAGAAGCAATTAAAACACACCGAAAACTGGCTCTTGCAAATAAAGAAAGTATTGTAATGGCCGGTGCGCTATTGCAAAAACTTGCCGAAAAAGAAAAAACAAAAATCATTCCCGTTGACTCTGAGCATTCTGCCCTCTATCAGCTTATACAAGCACATGGAAAACAAATCGTTGACCGTCTTATTATTACCGCATCGGGGGGACCTTTTAGAACCCGCACAAAAGAGGAGCTGAAAAACATCACTTTGGAAGATGCTTTAAAACATCCGACATGGAATATGGGAACCAAGATTACAATTGATTCCGCCTCATTGGCAAATAAGGCATTGGAAGTAATTGAAGCGGTAAATCTTTTTTCAATGCCGGCGGATCGCATTACCGTAACCGTACATCCTGAAAGCATTGTACATTCTCTTATACAAACAATAAGCGGCGAAATATATGCGCAACTTTCTCCGCCGAATATGAGAAATCCTATTTTTAACGCACTGAGCGATCCCCAAGCGGCTCCGCAGTATTTGCAGCCGCTTGATTTTACAAAAACTTTTGCGCTTCATTTTGAACCGCCTCGGCTTAAAGATTTTCCGATGCTTGAACTCGGTTTTGAAGCGGCAAAAAAAATGGCAGCCTACCCTATTGCCTTTAATGCAGCAAACGAAGAAGCTGTAGCCGCTTTTATAAAAGGAGCAATTTCTTTTATTGACATATCATATATAACTGAAAAAGTTTTATCTGATGATTGGTCTGCCATACCGGCTGATTTTCAAACAGTAATGCAGGCAGATGCGAAAGCACGCAGTCGTGCACAAAAAATACTGCAAAACATACAAAGGTAA
- a CDS encoding S46 family peptidase yields the protein MKKPFLFLCLFGIAFAFAAEENLYDALLQYRLENGAVYKEIQMQSDIASNEYQKTKLNSLIVTEIGSGNTSINLGRKDGASYTTEPNARILLPSYNNTGVSVSVPLSKTEATSSVGANVKVSTDIYSKNRKAQQLKRTAAKQQADEALQKKLDGKRIAEQSFLKEIKDLYGSYLNYLSKKLAKVDADIKFEQIKVQKYGANSTIYRTAQLRQMDAQRDLQAAEFSFQTAFAYFAESCGRSNADVDKFLTELALTIPQEKIADVKNLSIENSRDFLRAQNEYRQKLLQREVEHSPFTLSAEAGYAWKKTEGSAGGSTISETTNAILGGLSMKFPGGSLYTGVSVPINEPNKPAINLSFAWNPFFITYRQLDKQTVQLQNAIDLLKVQEQQKNAEQKIKNTQNLSSTLAWNQQSAIDELGIYNQNAKDHAQWFERGLISKFENLQAQLEYTKAVARTAQAKADVIIFNIAATQDFNTQSVQGDK from the coding sequence ATGAAGAAACCATTTCTTTTCCTTTGTCTGTTTGGAATAGCTTTTGCTTTCGCAGCGGAAGAAAATTTATATGATGCGCTGTTGCAGTATCGGCTGGAAAATGGCGCCGTATATAAAGAAATACAAATGCAGTCGGATATTGCATCAAATGAATATCAAAAAACAAAGCTTAATTCGCTGATTGTTACTGAAATCGGCTCGGGGAACACTTCCATCAACTTAGGCAGAAAAGATGGGGCATCGTACACGACTGAACCGAATGCGCGTATTTTGCTTCCTTCATATAATAATACCGGCGTAAGTGTTTCGGTTCCGCTTTCAAAAACAGAAGCGACTTCTTCCGTCGGCGCAAATGTGAAAGTAAGTACAGACATTTATTCTAAAAACAGAAAGGCGCAACAGCTGAAAAGAACGGCGGCAAAGCAGCAGGCTGACGAGGCGCTGCAAAAAAAACTTGACGGTAAAAGGATTGCGGAACAAAGTTTTTTAAAAGAGATAAAAGACTTGTACGGCTCGTATCTGAACTACCTTTCAAAAAAGCTTGCCAAAGTAGATGCCGACATTAAGTTTGAGCAGATAAAGGTGCAAAAATATGGTGCGAATTCTACAATCTACCGAACGGCGCAGTTGCGTCAAATGGATGCCCAGCGGGATTTGCAGGCAGCAGAATTTTCTTTTCAAACAGCGTTTGCGTATTTCGCTGAAAGTTGTGGACGAAGCAATGCTGATGTCGATAAATTTTTGACAGAGCTTGCACTTACTATTCCGCAAGAAAAAATTGCCGATGTTAAAAATCTTTCAATAGAGAATTCAAGAGATTTTTTACGTGCGCAAAACGAGTATCGGCAAAAGCTTTTGCAGCGCGAGGTTGAACATTCGCCGTTTACACTTTCGGCAGAGGCAGGCTATGCTTGGAAAAAAACAGAAGGTTCCGCCGGAGGCAGTACTATTTCTGAAACAACCAATGCAATACTCGGGGGGCTTTCGATGAAATTTCCCGGCGGCTCTCTTTATACGGGCGTGTCGGTTCCGATCAACGAGCCGAATAAGCCGGCGATAAATCTTTCCTTTGCATGGAATCCTTTTTTTATTACATATCGGCAATTAGATAAGCAAACGGTACAGCTTCAAAATGCGATTGATTTACTGAAAGTGCAGGAACAGCAAAAAAATGCAGAGCAAAAAATTAAAAACACTCAAAATCTTTCAAGCACACTCGCATGGAATCAGCAATCAGCTATTGATGAGCTTGGCATTTACAATCAGAACGCAAAGGACCATGCGCAATGGTTTGAAAGAGGCTTAATAAGCAAGTTTGAAAATCTTCAAGCTCAGCTTGAGTATACAAAGGCTGTTGCCCGAACGGCACAGGCAAAGGCGGATGTTATTATTTTTAACATTGCCGCAACTCAGGATTTTAACACTCAATCGGTACAAGGAGACAAATAA
- a CDS encoding efflux RND transporter periplasmic adaptor subunit, which yields MVDMKTRNAAKRKKRIKRSIIFIIVILIIFVPIFVFKKEKTGKQDLPPLAVKKEKSHNRIEISGYIEAAQQQILESPGEGIIQKVSVKEGDTVKAGQLIFTLDSTKEQYNLANQEFAMNQEKINGASQKLKLMQQQYEMLKKQLDDRSVVAQFSGIVVRLKISQGQYAKPKDNFGTLIDRTYLKATVQISESDASRLQVGQKVRLTFPAEPDLEVEGKVTSYPAIARVTDRGRTIVDTNIRVDNPPEKILPGYSFNGTIVAGEDTESLVLSQDGIRYEKGEPFADKILEGGKTEAVAVTVAPYTHGFVKILSGLQEGDQVANQGAQNKNKQF from the coding sequence ATGGTAGACATGAAAACCAGAAACGCAGCAAAACGAAAAAAACGCATAAAGAGAAGTATCATTTTTATTATCGTGATTCTCATTATTTTTGTTCCCATTTTTGTTTTTAAGAAGGAAAAAACAGGGAAACAGGATTTGCCGCCGTTAGCGGTAAAAAAGGAAAAATCACATAATAGAATAGAAATTTCCGGCTATATTGAGGCGGCGCAGCAGCAAATCCTTGAATCTCCCGGAGAGGGCATTATTCAAAAGGTTTCGGTAAAAGAGGGTGATACGGTAAAAGCCGGACAGCTTATTTTTACCCTTGACAGCACAAAAGAGCAGTACAATCTTGCAAATCAGGAATTTGCCATGAATCAGGAAAAGATCAACGGCGCATCGCAAAAGTTAAAACTTATGCAGCAGCAATACGAAATGCTGAAAAAACAACTTGATGACCGCTCCGTTGTTGCCCAGTTTAGCGGCATTGTTGTTAGATTAAAAATTTCACAAGGGCAATACGCAAAACCGAAAGATAATTTCGGCACGCTTATTGACCGCACGTATTTAAAGGCAACCGTGCAAATATCAGAAAGCGATGCGTCCCGGTTGCAAGTAGGACAGAAGGTTCGGCTCACCTTTCCCGCAGAGCCCGACCTTGAGGTTGAAGGAAAAGTAACTTCCTACCCCGCAATTGCCCGTGTTACCGATAGGGGAAGAACAATCGTAGACACAAATATCCGCGTTGATAATCCGCCTGAAAAAATTCTTCCCGGCTATTCGTTTAACGGTACCATTGTTGCCGGTGAAGACACGGAATCTTTGGTGCTTAGTCAAGACGGAATCCGCTACGAAAAAGGGGAACCCTTTGCCGATAAAATCCTTGAAGGCGGAAAAACGGAAGCAGTTGCGGTTACGGTTGCGCCCTATACGCACGGCTTTGTTAAAATACTCTCAGGTTTACAAGAGGGTGACCAAGTAGCAAATCAGGGTGCGCAAAATAAAAACAAACAGTTTTAA
- the uppS gene encoding polyprenyl diphosphate synthase — MEHIAIIMDGNGRWAQQRGLYRSRGHQEGYETAKKIVKAVSALKIPYITLYAFSTENWKRTTEEVGFLMRLIKKHLRAEFQFYVENNIRMIHIGNLSALPKDIQKEISDVTEKTKHHAGTAVVFAINYGGKDEIIRALQKIPADKINSITESSFSEYLDYPLPDVDLLIRTGGEKRISNFLLWQTAYAELYFTDTLWPDFTEDDLHQALQSYKHRDRRFGGIT, encoded by the coding sequence ATTGAGCATATAGCAATTATTATGGACGGAAACGGCAGGTGGGCACAACAGCGGGGACTATACAGATCTCGGGGACACCAGGAAGGTTATGAAACCGCAAAAAAAATTGTAAAAGCGGTTTCCGCTCTTAAGATTCCTTATATAACCCTATATGCATTTTCTACCGAAAACTGGAAACGTACCACCGAAGAAGTCGGTTTTTTGATGAGACTAATCAAAAAACATCTTAGAGCGGAATTTCAATTTTATGTGGAAAACAATATTCGCATGATTCACATTGGGAACCTCTCAGCTTTGCCAAAAGATATCCAAAAAGAAATAAGCGATGTTACCGAAAAAACAAAACATCATGCGGGAACTGCAGTGGTTTTTGCAATCAACTACGGTGGAAAAGATGAGATCATTAGAGCGTTGCAAAAAATTCCTGCCGATAAAATTAATTCAATAACCGAGAGTTCCTTTTCAGAATATCTTGATTACCCGCTTCCGGATGTTGACCTTTTAATACGCACCGGCGGAGAAAAACGGATCAGTAATTTTTTGCTTTGGCAGACCGCCTATGCGGAGTTATATTTTACCGATACGCTTTGGCCTGATTTTACAGAAGATGATCTACACCAAGCATTACAAAGCTATAAACATAGAGACCGCAGATTTGGAGGTATTACATGA
- a CDS encoding CDP-archaeol synthase: MKKILERLTVFLIGVPLIVGSIYLFPHNHFLVFHVELFIVLIIAVSEMQKIVSQKLKTYPPLISIILGLIIPILSYLFTWKLVPGPLLLFIVFSVFITILLIEFFISFSGDFSFSIERISTAFFLALYPSSFSIFFSLIARWNNAKIVLCLFLLLIFACDSLAWVFGMALGKNNRGFIPASPKKSIAGFVGGILSSVLVGILAYTVFKHKLQISFIGIITTSFLTAIAAIIGDLIESIIKRSANVKDSGKAILGRGGIMDSIDSITLGVPVFYFSFLLFMR, translated from the coding sequence ATGAAAAAGATTCTTGAACGCCTTACTGTTTTTCTTATCGGCGTACCGCTCATAGTCGGTTCAATTTATCTTTTCCCGCACAACCATTTTTTAGTTTTTCATGTTGAACTTTTCATTGTGCTTATTATTGCGGTATCGGAAATGCAAAAGATTGTATCTCAAAAATTAAAAACGTATCCGCCTCTTATTTCCATCATTTTAGGACTCATTATTCCGATTTTGAGTTATCTTTTTACATGGAAATTAGTACCCGGCCCGCTATTACTTTTTATTGTTTTTTCTGTTTTTATCACTATTCTGCTCATTGAATTTTTTATCTCGTTCTCCGGTGATTTTAGTTTTTCAATAGAAAGAATATCTACCGCTTTTTTTCTCGCACTTTATCCGAGCTCGTTCAGCATTTTCTTTTCTCTTATTGCGCGTTGGAATAATGCAAAAATCGTTTTATGCTTATTTTTACTTTTAATCTTTGCCTGCGATTCTCTTGCATGGGTGTTCGGCATGGCCTTAGGAAAAAACAACAGAGGGTTTATTCCCGCGAGTCCTAAAAAGAGTATTGCCGGCTTTGTCGGCGGTATTCTCAGCTCTGTTTTAGTCGGGATCCTTGCCTACACTGTTTTTAAGCATAAATTACAGATATCGTTTATCGGTATTATCACCACCTCATTTTTAACCGCCATAGCCGCAATTATCGGAGATCTTATTGAATCCATTATAAAGCGCTCGGCAAACGTAAAAGATTCGGGAAAGGCAATTTTAGGAAGAGGCGGCATTATGGATAGTATTGATTCTATCACGCTCGGAGTGCCCGTGTTTTATTTTTCGTTTTTATTGTTTATGAGATAG
- the tsf gene encoding translation elongation factor Ts, with protein MDIKAADVKALREKTGAGMMECKKALQACNGDAHEAEKYLKEKGLAAVEKRADRATSEGIIVIKHDAKKAAMVELTCETDFVAKNADFIAVGEDIANTAFTNELTEVTPELNDKILDLATRVRENMTLSRVTLVKAAADEYISTYVHFDKKSGVIAVLKADKPEIFSNEDVQTFAHDCCLHAVAFPSLYIKPEDVDQTYIDEQLEIFNGQVAELDKPEKVKTGIVQGKLKKHLAEICFLEQPFVKDDKVSVAKKMEEIGKQAGAKLSLSKLIIYHLGVK; from the coding sequence ATGGATATTAAAGCAGCGGATGTAAAAGCGCTCCGTGAAAAAACGGGGGCAGGAATGATGGAATGCAAAAAAGCATTGCAAGCCTGCAACGGAGATGCGCATGAAGCGGAAAAATACCTAAAAGAAAAAGGTTTGGCTGCGGTAGAAAAACGCGCCGACCGGGCAACTTCGGAAGGGATCATCGTTATTAAACACGATGCTAAAAAAGCGGCGATGGTTGAACTTACCTGCGAAACCGACTTTGTTGCAAAAAATGCCGACTTTATCGCTGTCGGTGAAGATATCGCAAATACCGCTTTTACAAATGAGCTTACCGAAGTAACCCCCGAATTAAATGATAAAATTCTCGATCTTGCTACAAGAGTTCGAGAAAACATGACTCTTTCCCGCGTAACATTAGTAAAAGCGGCCGCGGATGAATATATTTCAACCTATGTGCACTTTGACAAAAAAAGCGGCGTTATTGCTGTTCTAAAAGCGGATAAACCTGAAATTTTTTCAAATGAGGATGTGCAAACCTTTGCGCATGATTGTTGTCTTCATGCGGTAGCCTTTCCTTCACTTTATATTAAACCCGAAGATGTTGATCAAACATATATTGATGAACAACTTGAAATATTCAACGGACAGGTTGCGGAGTTGGACAAGCCCGAAAAAGTGAAAACGGGGATTGTGCAGGGAAAACTTAAAAAACACTTGGCTGAGATTTGTTTTTTAGAGCAACCTTTTGTAAAGGATGATAAGGTTTCTGTAGCAAAAAAGATGGAAGAAATAGGAAAGCAGGCAGGAGCAAAGCTCTCCCTGTCAAAACTTATCATTTATCATTTAGGTGTAAAATAA
- a CDS encoding ABC transporter permease has protein sequence MIEDFINALQSLKHNKLRTVLSLLGIAIGVTAVVVITTMGSSLYGSMQKLFGPGKMDIMHLYPGWDYNTRKQTIELTEKYRSELKKSVHGIKTVYYTDGNSSKVFSQFSDGAARDITGVEYGNMEANNIKLAYGSYFSISDFANHRNKVIIGEKLAQELFPQGHPIGQTLKTVIDHWGYTESGRSGITYRELFAFEVIGVLEPTNNPFVRQTDYAIYMPRSSLLQMGGSGDRADSAEVQVYFEEKMDKVMEDIRAFSNEWAKNENSVELYSKKQEYERIAKILSMVSLILSAVAAISLLVGGINIMNIMFVTVTERKKEIGIRKALGGGRSNIIMQFLIETATLTLSGGIFGVVFGMALSFAILQFIPMKFELVFIPSLSGTIIAFTVSVAIGIFFGLKPAINAAKLDPVIALAG, from the coding sequence ATGATTGAGGATTTTATCAATGCCTTACAAAGTTTAAAACACAATAAACTGCGCACTGTGCTTTCTCTGCTCGGTATTGCAATAGGCGTAACGGCGGTTGTTGTTATTACCACTATGGGAAGTTCCCTTTACGGCTCAATGCAAAAACTCTTCGGGCCGGGAAAAATGGATATAATGCATTTATATCCAGGATGGGATTATAACACACGCAAGCAGACGATTGAGCTTACCGAAAAATATCGGAGTGAGTTAAAAAAATCAGTGCACGGAATTAAAACCGTGTATTATACGGATGGAAACAGCTCAAAAGTTTTTTCTCAGTTTTCCGATGGTGCGGCACGCGATATTACCGGCGTAGAATACGGAAACATGGAAGCAAATAATATTAAGCTTGCCTATGGCAGCTATTTTTCTATCTCGGATTTTGCAAACCACAGAAATAAGGTAATTATCGGAGAAAAACTTGCTCAAGAACTTTTCCCGCAGGGGCATCCGATCGGGCAAACCCTCAAGACAGTGATCGACCATTGGGGCTATACCGAGTCTGGACGCTCAGGCATAACATACCGAGAGCTTTTTGCCTTTGAGGTTATCGGCGTGTTGGAGCCTACAAACAACCCCTTTGTGCGGCAGACAGACTATGCAATTTACATGCCTCGCTCTTCCTTACTACAAATGGGCGGCAGCGGAGACAGAGCGGACTCTGCTGAAGTGCAAGTATATTTTGAAGAGAAAATGGATAAGGTTATGGAGGACATACGCGCGTTTTCAAATGAGTGGGCAAAAAACGAGAACTCGGTGGAGCTGTATTCCAAAAAACAGGAGTATGAACGAATCGCAAAAATTCTCAGCATGGTTAGCCTCATTCTTTCCGCGGTTGCGGCAATTTCCCTGCTTGTCGGCGGAATCAATATTATGAACATTATGTTTGTAACCGTTACCGAGCGAAAAAAAGAAATCGGCATTCGAAAGGCGCTCGGTGGGGGGCGCAGCAATATTATCATGCAGTTTTTAATCGAAACCGCAACGCTCACCTTGTCGGGCGGTATTTTCGGCGTGGTTTTCGGCATGGCGTTAAGCTTTGCTATTCTGCAATTTATTCCGATGAAATTTGAATTAGTTTTTATTCCGAGCCTTTCGGGCACAATTATTGCCTTTACGGTTTCGGTGGCAATCGGTATTTTTTTCGGCTTAAAGCCGGCAATCAATGCCGCAAAGCTTGATCCGGTTATTGCCCTTGCGGGGTAA
- the rpsB gene encoding 30S ribosomal protein S2, with the protein MAVVTMKNLLESGVHFGHQVRRWDPRMKKYIFAERNGIHIIDLQKTITAIREAYDAVRKTMADGKSVLFVGTKKQAQQTIAKEAERCGMFYVNNRWLGGMLTNFSTIKKSLGRLKRIEKMEVDGTFDSLTKKEIASLQKEKAKLEKNLGGIKEMKDLPGIIFIIDTRKETIAINEARKMNIPIIAVVDTNCNPEGIDYPIPGNDDAIRAISLFTQIIANAVIEADNETGLKIIENLQDDEEGFSDSEINPYQDREEEITDYSNYTPTEETKASEEESEDADPFDEDELYEDK; encoded by the coding sequence ATGGCAGTAGTAACCATGAAAAACCTGCTTGAATCCGGCGTTCATTTCGGACATCAGGTAAGACGGTGGGATCCCCGTATGAAAAAGTATATTTTTGCGGAACGCAACGGGATCCATATTATTGATTTACAAAAAACCATCACCGCAATTCGCGAAGCCTACGATGCAGTGCGCAAAACAATGGCTGACGGTAAATCGGTTCTTTTTGTAGGCACAAAAAAACAGGCACAGCAAACAATCGCAAAAGAAGCGGAGCGCTGCGGCATGTTTTATGTAAACAATCGCTGGCTCGGCGGTATGCTGACAAACTTCAGCACTATTAAAAAGAGCCTCGGCCGCTTAAAAAGAATTGAAAAGATGGAAGTTGACGGAACTTTTGACAGTCTCACAAAAAAAGAGATCGCATCGCTGCAAAAAGAAAAGGCAAAACTTGAAAAAAACCTCGGCGGCATCAAAGAGATGAAGGATTTACCCGGAATCATTTTTATTATTGATACCCGAAAAGAAACAATTGCCATCAACGAAGCACGTAAAATGAATATACCGATTATTGCGGTAGTAGACACAAACTGCAATCCCGAAGGTATTGACTACCCTATCCCCGGCAACGATGATGCCATCAGAGCTATTTCCCTTTTTACTCAAATTATCGCAAATGCGGTTATCGAAGCGGACAACGAAACGGGACTCAAAATAATTGAAAATCTCCAAGATGATGAAGAAGGATTTTCCGATTCAGAAATTAATCCCTATCAGGATAGAGAAGAGGAAATAACAGACTATTCCAATTATACCCCGACGGAAGAAACAAAAGCTTCCGAAGAAGAGTCCGAAGATGCGGATCCTTTTGACGAAGACGAATTATACGAGGATAAATAA
- a CDS encoding ABC transporter permease, translated as MFEDFITALQNFKLNKDRTFLSLLGIIIGVASVIITTSLGSSWQGSMEKFFSAFTPNVINVIAGRGGGRQHLIEFTESFRADVKRQIPNVKRVFYTNTFNSEVTRKNLTAGNKEIFSIEYGWLDAQKMELVYGSDFSIGDYAEGTRKAIIGETIAKGLFPEGHVVGKIITLYASNDKNKKIPISFEVTGVLKDKATVFGRAKNYVLIPRAVAIWEFGVRNGGIMEIEAYFADTVPDIEKDLEAFARERAGTPDSLYIFSMKTILEEQSKILGMVNLVLSGIAAISLLVGGIGIMNIMLVTVAERRQEIGIRKAIGASNRNILSQFLLESAALTISGAAFGICFGLLICFLLVTKVFPADAEMIFVPSRSGAIISVSVSIFIGIFFGLYPAVQAARLDPVKALEET; from the coding sequence GTGTTTGAAGATTTTATTACCGCACTGCAAAATTTCAAATTGAATAAGGACAGAACCTTTCTTTCTCTTCTAGGCATTATCATCGGCGTTGCATCGGTTATTATTACCACAAGCTTAGGTTCTTCTTGGCAAGGTAGCATGGAAAAATTTTTTAGTGCCTTTACCCCGAATGTTATTAATGTGATAGCGGGAAGAGGAGGCGGAAGGCAGCATCTTATTGAATTTACAGAGTCATTCAGAGCGGATGTAAAGCGGCAGATTCCAAATGTAAAGCGGGTTTTTTATACAAACACGTTCAATTCAGAGGTTACGCGGAAGAATTTAACTGCCGGCAATAAGGAGATTTTCAGTATTGAGTACGGCTGGCTAGATGCTCAGAAAATGGAATTGGTGTACGGCTCTGATTTTTCAATCGGAGACTATGCGGAAGGTACGCGCAAAGCTATTATCGGCGAAACCATTGCTAAGGGGCTTTTTCCTGAAGGACATGTGGTCGGTAAAATAATAACCCTTTATGCCTCTAACGACAAAAATAAAAAAATTCCGATAAGCTTTGAAGTAACGGGCGTTCTAAAAGATAAGGCGACCGTTTTTGGACGAGCTAAAAACTATGTGCTTATTCCGAGGGCGGTAGCGATATGGGAATTTGGTGTTCGTAACGGAGGAATTATGGAAATAGAAGCTTACTTCGCCGATACGGTTCCCGATATAGAAAAGGATCTTGAAGCCTTTGCTCGCGAGCGCGCCGGAACACCTGACAGTCTGTACATCTTTTCAATGAAAACAATACTTGAAGAACAGAGCAAAATCCTCGGCATGGTAAACCTTGTGCTTTCAGGGATTGCCGCTATCTCATTGTTGGTGGGAGGCATCGGCATAATGAATATTATGCTGGTTACGGTTGCAGAGCGCAGGCAGGAAATCGGTATACGAAAAGCGATCGGCGCATCAAACCGCAATATTTTAAGCCAGTTCCTGCTTGAATCGGCGGCACTTACCATATCGGGAGCGGCATTCGGTATTTGTTTCGGATTGCTTATCTGTTTTTTACTTGTAACAAAGGTTTTCCCTGCCGATGCCGAAATGATTTTTGTTCCGAGCAGGTCGGGAGCAATTATTTCCGTTAGCGTTTCAATCTTTATCGGAATTTTTTTCGGGCTTTATCCGGCAGTGCAGGCGGCTCGCCTTGACCCGGTAAAGGCTTTGGAAGAAACATAA